The following coding sequences lie in one Rutidosis leptorrhynchoides isolate AG116_Rl617_1_P2 chromosome 6, CSIRO_AGI_Rlap_v1, whole genome shotgun sequence genomic window:
- the LOC139852582 gene encoding probable LRR receptor-like serine/threonine-protein kinase At5g63710 produces MATTNSSREYKGNFGNINLYVKSTRLYGPCYYWHLHIKLLVHCIILLLLLSHCYSEIQRDVEVEALMRLSKDLNDTNGRIKDWSGSLVSPCYTWSHVICDHQGGNVISLSLGSLGFTGKLTSAITELKFLTSLDLHDNNLSGELPDLSSLVNLQNLNLTRNKFSGSIPTFWNQLTNLKYLDLSSNDLSGKIPEKLFSSHVFNFTGTSLDCGTKLHQPCISSSVVAGSPRKSKLKLVTVGSSCGALVLLLFGAIFLYRFNLNRKLNRDVYVDVEGEDDSKVSFGQLRRFSWREVQLATDNFNETNIIGRGGFGKVYKGVIADNTKVAIKRLADYQSPGGEAAFLREVQLISVAVHRNLLRLIGFSTTSYERVLVYPFMQNLSVAYHLRDLKPGEKGLDWATRKRIAYGAARGLEYLHEYCNPKIIHRDLKAANILLDDDFEPVLGDFGLAKLVDINLTHITTQVRGTMGHIAPEYLSTGKSSEKTDVFGFGITLLELVTGQRAVDLSRLEDEEDVLLLDHIKKLLRETRISDIVDPNLAIYDSKEVETMLQVALLCTQGSPDERPKMGEVIHMLRGQDITERWAEWEQVEEVKNQEFSRMSHQFAWGEDSTQDQEAIQLSRAR; encoded by the exons ATGGCTACAACAA ATTCATCAAGGGAATACAAAGGGAATTTTGGAAACATTAATTTGTACGTCAAATCAACGCGTTTATATGGACCATGTTACTATTGGCATCTGCATATCAAGCTGTTGGTTCACTGCATTATTCTGCTTTTGTTGTTGAGCCACTGTTATTCTGAAATTCAACGTGATGTTGAAG TTGAAGCTCTAATGAGGCTTTCAAAGGATTTAAACGACACCAACGGGAGAATAAAAGATTGGAGTGGTTCTTTAGTTAGCCCATGTTATACCTGGTCTCATGTTATATGTGATCATCAAGGCGGAAACGTCATTTCCtt GAGCTTGGGTTCACTTGGTTTTACAGGAAAACTCACAAGTGCCATAACCGAATTAAAGTTTTTAACCAGCTT GGATTTACATGATAACAATTTATCCGGCGAGTTGCCTGATCTTAGTAGCTTGGTGAACTTACAAAATTTGAATCTTACACGAAATAAGTTCAGTGGCTCTATACCAACCTTTTGGAATCAACTCACCAACCTAAAATACTT GGATCTTTCGTCCAACGATCTAAGTGGAAAAATCCCCGAGAAGTTATTCTCGAGTCACGTATTCAA TTTTACAGGAACATCTCTTGACTGTGGCACCAAACTGCACCAACCTTGCATTTCTAGTTCTGTTGTTGCAG GTTCTCCTAGAAAGTCAAAACTAAAGCTTGTAACAGTTGGTTCAAGTTGTGGTGCCCTTGTGCTTTTGCTCTTCGGGGCCATCTTTTTATACCGATTCAACCTTAATCGTAAACTTAATCGTGATGTTTATGTTGATGTGGAAG GTGAAGATGACAGTAAAGTTTCTTTCGGGCAACTTAGAAGATTTTCGTGGCGTGAAGTACAGCTGGCAACCGACAACTTTAACGAAACCAATATTATAGGACGTGGTGGATTTGGGAAAGTTTATAAAGGTGTTATTGCTgacaacacgaaagttgcaattaaAAGACTCGCCGATTATCAGAGTCCGGGTGGAGAGGCTGCATTCTTGAGAGAAGTTCAGTTGATAAGCGTTGCAGTTCATCGTAATCTTCTTAGGTTGATCGGGTTTTCGACCACATCGTATGAAAGAGTACTTGTGTATCCCTTTATGCAAAATCTTAGTGTTGCATACCACTTAAGAG ATTTGAAACCAGGGGAGAAAGGTTTGGATTGGGCAACAAGAAAACGAATAGCATATGGTGCGGCTCGTGGGCTAGAATACTTACACGAGTACTGTAATCCTAAGATCATTCATCGCGATCTAAAAGCTGCAAATATTCTTTTAGACGATGATTTTGAGCCCGTTCTTGGTGATTTTGGGCTAGCAAAACTTGTAGATATAAACCTTACCCATATTACCACTCAAGTACGTGGAACTATGGGTCACATTGCTCCCGAGTACTTATCTACTGGAAAATCATCTGAAAAAACAGACGTTTTCGGATTCGGTATCACATTGTTAGAACTCGTTACTGGACAACGTGCAGTAGATCTTTCTCGccttgaagatgaagaagatgttCTCCTTCTTGATCAT ATCAAGAAACTTCTTAGGGAAACGAGGATAAGCGACATTGTGGACCCCAACCTAGCGATATATGATTCAAAAGAAGTTGAAACAATGCTTCAAGTTGCATTGTTATGCACTCAAGGTTCACCTGACGAACGTCCAAAAATGGGAGAGGTAATTCATATGTTACGAGGACAAGATATAACCGAGCGATGGGCTGAATGGGAACAAGTCGAAGAAGTTAAAAATCAAGAATTTTCACGAATGTCGCACCAGTTTGCTTGGGGTGAAGATTCTacacaagatcaagaagctattcAGCTATCACGAGCTCGATGA
- the LOC139851657 gene encoding probable glucan 1,3-alpha-glucosidase → MRSKSILLLLHYFFFLTLFLSHLNSVFSWKKEEFRNCDQTPFCKRARSRKPQHCNLIVTDPIIKDGAFTAKLINPTKSQENPDQDSSDFVSNHLILSLSVYQDGILRLKIDEDPSESQSQSQPKKRFQVPDVILPEFESKKLWLQRYSNEVIGGDSLPSFVVYLYDGYEAVVRSDPFEVFVREQSSGKKIMSLNSHGLFDFEQLRVKQEGDDWEEKFRSHTDSRPYGPQSISFDVSFYGADFVYGIPEHATSLVLKPTKGPGVEHSEPYRLFNLDVFEYLHESPFGLYGSIPFMLSHGKAHGTSGFFWLNAAEMQIDVLGSGWDAESSIALPSDQNRIDTLWMSEAGIVDTFFFVGPKPKDVVKQYASVTGTSAMPQLFATGYHQCRWNYRDEEDVKNVDAKFDEHDIPYDVLWLDIEHTDGKRYFTWDKVLFPNPEEMQKDLASRGRKMVTIVDPHIKRDESYHIHKEASKNGYYVKDASGKDYDGWCWPGSSSYIDMVNPDIRSWWADKFAYNQYVGSTPSLYIWNDMNEPSVFNGPEVTMPRDALHYGNVEHRELHNAYGYYFHMATSDGLLKREGGKDRPFVLSRAFFPGTQRYGTVWTGDNTAEWEQLRVSIPMILTLGLTGITFAGADVGGFFGNPDTELLVRWYQVAAYLPFFRGHAHHDTKRREPWLFGERNTELMRDAIRVRYTLLPYFYTLFREANITGVPVARPLWMEFPNDEATFNNDEAFMVGNGLLVQGVYTERAKDVTVYLPKDETWYDLKTGTAYKGGKKQKMEVTDADIPVFQRSGTIIPRKDRFRRSTVQMENDPYTLVITVDSSGTAEGEIYIDDGKSYDFKQGGYIHRRFIFSNGKLTSVNLAATSASLGTKFLSDCTIERIILLGYSPKPKRARIEPSNHITDVELGPLQIRSGFKSSVLTIRKPNVRVSDDWTIQLL, encoded by the exons ATGAGATCCAAAtccattcttcttcttcttcattatttTTTCTTTCTCACTCTCTTTCTTTCTCATTTAAATTCAGTTTTTTCATGGAAAAAGGAAGAATTTAGAAACTGTGATCAAACCCCCTTTTGCAAGAGAGCAAGATCAAGAAAACCCCAACACTGTAATCTCATTGTTACTGACCCAATCATTAAAGATGGTGCCTTTACTGCAAAACTCATAAACCCTACCAAATCTCAAGAAAACCCAGATCAAGATTCATCAGATTTTGTATCAAATCATCTGATTCTGTCATTGTCTGTCTATCAAGATGGGATTTTGAGGTTAAAAATTGATGAAGACCcatctgaaagtcaaagtcaaagtcaacccaaGAAAAGGTTTCAAGTGCCTGATGTTATACTACCTGAGTTTGAAAGTAAGAAACTTTGGTTACAAAGGTACAGTAATGAGGTAATTGGTGGTGATTCTTTACCTTCTTTTGTTGTTTATTTGTATGATGGTTATGAAGCTGTTGTTAGAAGTGACCCATTTGAGGTTTTTGTTAGAGAACAAAGTAGTGGTAAGAAAATAATGTCTTTAAATTCTCATGGGTTGTTTGATTTTGAGCAATTAAGGGTTAAACAAGAAGGGGATGATTGGGAAGAAAAGTTTAGAAGTCATACTGACAGTAGACCTTACGGTCCGCAATCGATTAGTTTCGATGTGTCCTTTTATGGTGCTGATTTTGTTTATGGTATCCCTGAACATGCCACTAGTCTTGTTTTGAAACCTACTAAAGGACCTGGTGTTGAACATTCTGAACCTTATAGATTGTTTAATTTGGATGTTTTCGAGTATTTACATGAGTCCCCATTTGGGCTTTATGGTTCGATACCCTTTATGCTTTCGCACGGGAAAGCACATGGGACTTCAGGGTTTTTCTGGTTGAACGCTGCTGAAATGCAGATCGATGTTCTTGGGTCGGGTTGGGATGCTGAATCTTCGATTGCGTTACCATCGGATCAAAACAGGATAGATACGTTATGGATGAGTGAAGCTGGTATCGTTGATACCTTCTTTTTCGTGGGCCCTAAACCGAAAGACGTTGTTAAACAATACGCTAGCGTAACGGGAACATCAGCAATGCCTCAACTTTTTGCGACGGGATATCATCAATGTAGATGGAATTATAGAGACGAAGAGGACGTTAAGAACGTGGATGCAAAATTTGATGAACACGATATTCCGTATGATGTTTTGTGGCTTGATATCGAGCATACTGATGGCAAACGGTACTTCACTTGGGACAAAGTTTTGTTCCCGAACCCTGAAGAAATGCAGAAGGATTTGGCTTCGAGGGGTCGAAAAATGGTTACTATTGTGGACCCACATATAAAGAGAGATGAAAGTTATCATATACATAAAGAGGCTTCAAAGAATGGTTATTATGTGAAGGATGCAAGTGGTAAGGATTATGATGGTTGGTGTTGGCCTGGTTCATCGTCATATATCGATATGGTTAATCCTGATATAAGATCGTGGTGGGCTGATAAGTTCGCGTATAATCAGTATGTTGGTTCGACTCCTTCTTTGTATATCTGGAACGACATGAACGAGCCTTCTGTATTCAATGGGCCAGAG GTGACCATGCCTCGAGATGCTTTACATTATGGTAACGTTGAGCACCGAGAGTTGCATAATGCTTACGGTTACTACTTCCATATGGCCACATCTGACGGGCTTCTGAAACGAGAAGGAGGTAAAGATCGACCATTTGTTCTATCAAGAGCATTTTTCCCTGGGACCCAAAGATATGGGACCGTTTGGACAGGAGACAACACTGCAGAATGGGAACAACTTCGGGTTTCAATACCAATGATTTTAACACTCGGCCTTACTGGGATAACATTCGCAG GTGCTGATGTTGGCGGGTTTTTTGGTAATCCTGACACTGAGCTGCTTGTTCGTTGGTACCAAGTTGCTGCGTATTTACCTTTTTTCAGAGGCCATGCACATCATGATACCAAAAGACGAGAACCTTGGTTATTCGG GGAACGTAATACCGAGTTAATGAGGGATGCCATACGTGTACGATACACACTGCTTCCATATTTTTACACTCTATTTAGAGAGGCAAATATTACCGGGGTCCCAGTTGCACGCCCCCTTTGGATGGAGTTTCCAAACGACGAAGCCACTTTCAACAATGATGAAGCTTTCATGGTTGGAAATGGCCTTTTAGTGCAAGGAGTTTATACTGAG CGTGCAAAAGATGTAACGGTTTATCTTCCAAAGGATGAAACTTGGTATGACCTTAAAACTGGAACTGCATACAAAGGAGGTAAGAAACAAAAGATGGAGGTAACCGATGCAGATATACCCGTTTTCCAAAGGTCCGGAACTATAATTCCGAGGAAAGATCGATTCCGTAGAAGCACGGTACAAATGGAGAATGATCCTTACACGCTG GTGATTACTGTGGATAGTTCAGGAACAGCCGAAGGTGAAATTTATATAGATGATGGCAAGAGCTACGATTTCAAGCAAGGTGGATACATCCACCGCCGTTTCATATTCTCCAATGGGAAACTTACATCTGTAAACTTAGCCGCCACATCAGCATCTCTCGGTACCAAATTCTTGTCCGACTGCACCATCGAGAGGATCATACTTCTAGGATACTCGCCCAAACCAAAAAGAGCACGTATTGAGCCATCAAACCATATCACTGATGTTGAGCTTGGTCCTCTCCAGATTAGGTCAGGATTTAAGTCATCAGTTTTGACCATTCGTAAGCCTAACGTCCGTGTTTCAGATGATTGGACTATACAACTATTGTAG
- the LOC139852957 gene encoding uncharacterized protein produces MASHFISSSTTLPNYTPLLNPKFNQLSLFSSLSIHPKSNPNKFSPKKHFFCFAAKQQQQQPTGPVKKQRQSSSNSKKPVKNKNKNSGFNKGFGGSSSVNDEDNDEFDEMTSSSSSSSSKSKVRYQPVPLPKPPAGFLVDDQGRVVAVSDRRIATIVDPANNFPLECVIRRVFRSSQGDECMLLCPIDTPVQILKSANFEGWSAVSDDEVEKILPTASYALSKIHMHLVYSGFCYTARGGFCYTEDDIFECRTDDGQDLDGLPTEGVEITCFQMDGSHYMIYTPSDPLLFVAVKDGNGQLRIGDDEVLEDPLTVSAIDEETEFNALVEEEAALLESLMGKR; encoded by the exons ATGGCGTCACACTTTATCTCATCATCTACAACACTACCCAATTATACACCTTTACTAAACCCTAAATTCAATCAATTATCTTTATTCTCTTCATTATCCATTCACCCCAAGTCAAACCCTAATAAATTCTCACCCAAAAAACACTTCTTTTGCTTCGCTGcaaaacagcaacaacaacaacccaCTGGGCCAGTGAAAAAGCAGCGTCAGTCTTCATCAAATAGTAAAAAACCAGTGAAAAACAAGAATAAAAATAGTGGGTTTAACAAGGGTTTTGGTGGTAGTAGTAGTGTAAATGATGAGGATAACGATGAATTTGATGAGATGacgtcatcatcatcctcatcttctTCGAAGTCGAAAGTTCGGTATCAACCTGTTCCGTTACCCAAACCACCAGCTGGATTTTTAGTGGACGATCAAGGTAGAGTTGTTGCTGTTTCGGATAGACGAATTGCCACTATA GTTGACCCTGCAAATAATTTTCCATTAGAATGTGTTATCAGAAGAGTTTTTAGAAGTTCACAAGGAGATGAATGTATGCTACTGTGCCCCATTGATAC GCCTGTTCAGATACTGAAGAGTGCAAACTTTGAAGGATGGTCAGCT GTTAGCGATGATGAAGTCGAGAAGATCCTTCCTACTGCCTCCTATGCCCTCTCTAAGATACACATGCATTTGGTATATAGTGG ATTTTGCTATACTGCACGTGGAGGATTTTGCTACACCGAGGATGACATATTTGAATGTCGCACAG ATGATGGTCAAGATTTGGATGGGTTACCAACTGAAGGCGTAGAAATAACATGCTTTCAGATG GATGGTTCTCATTACATGATATACACTCCATCTGATCCACTTCTGTTTGTAGCTGTAAAG GATGGAAATGGTCAATTGCGAATCGGTGATGAC GAGGTGCTTGAGGACCCTTTGACAGTAAGTGCTATAGATGAAGAAACCGAGTTTAACGCTTTGGTG GAAGAAGAGGCTGCTCTGTTAGAATCACTAATGGGCAAGAGGTAG